GCGAGCTAGAGCATTCCCCCGGCTCACGGAGAAGCCTATAAGGAGGATAAGGATGGTCATAGACTTGGAGGACCCCCTGAAGCCGGAGCTACCCCTGGAGGAGTTCCTGAGGCTGCACGGCGAGGATCCATACCCCCCTAGATACAGGATCGCCACGATCGAGGTGGTAACCTGCTCCGAGGACCTCCAACCCGTCCTAGCATCCGAATGCGGAACATGCCCCAAATTCGTCAAGAGGTTCGGAGATAAAATATACTGCAAAAAAGCCATGATCATAGAATACTAGAATAGACGGGGAAGGGGACGGGTGTGGATCCCACCCCGTCCGTTTCAGGATGAACCCTACCCGCGCCACCTGCGTCTCCTGAACAATACTACGCCGTCTGTGGCTGTGCAGACGTATTCAAATCCAGCCTCCACGAGTTGCTGCGCCTCCTTGGACGTGGTGGCCGCTTTACAGACAAACCATCATCTTTAATCTCCACTTCTCATCCCAGTTTCCTTTAGCAATTGTAGGTATTTAGCCAATCTCTTTGTTTGAGATTGGAAGAAGGCGCCCGTCCGGAATTCCATCAGGGATTATGCAGATATAAAATCCTTAAGATCCCGGTTTCGAGGCTTCTCGGTTTCTCCGAGTCCCTAACCATGGGGGACGCCTTGTAAATTATAAGGGCCAAAATATTATTTAAACTTGTCCCTTATAAGGGCCAAAACGAATAAAAACCCGTCTTATAGACCGGCCATTATGCAAAAATTCACACATCAATTCTAGAAAAAGAAGGAGTTTTCGCCACGCCTCAGAAGCGTTCGCTCCCTACTCTAACCCCAATCTGTGAACCCGTTGTGAACCCGTCCAGCGCCCTTAAACTAAAGGATCCCTGGAATGCGCATCAAATCCAACCCTCATCGGGCCTCGGGTGCGCCGAGAATCTATCCAGGGAGCCCGGAGAACTTAAAGAGCCTAGAACACCTAAAGGGTCTAGGGGAGTGGTCGCGGCGGGCCGAGGCCCGCCTGGAACCTCGGGGGTCATCGATCCAGGGTGGAGAGGCCCATGTTCAGGGTCGGGATGCACATGTCCATCGCTGGATCCATCGATCTAGCCGTGGATAGGGCCCTAAGTCTAGGGTGCACCACCCTCCAGATCTTCACGAGGAACCCTAGGGGATGGAGGTATAATCCCCTGCCCGAGGGGGATATCCTAAGGTTCAGGGAGAAGCTCTCCAGGGCGGATCTGAAACCCGTGGTGGCCCATATGCCCTACCTCCCCAACCTGGCCTCGCCCAGGGACGAGGTTTACCTGAGATCCGTGGAGTCCTTGAAGGCCGAGCTGGAGCGCTGCCACGCCTTGAACATACCCTTCCTGGTCACCCATCTAGGCAGCCACCTGGGGAGTGGGAGGGAGAAAGGCCTGGAAAGGTTCGTAGCAGCCGTGGACGGGTGCCTAGAGGGGGAGCGGGGCGGGGTAACCCTCCTCCTCGAGAACACGGCAGGTACAAGGAACAGCATAGGAGCATACTTCCAGGATCTCCAATATATACTGGAGAGGAGCGCCGTGGGGGACCGTCTAGCGGTCTGCCTCGATACGTGCCACGCCTTCGCGGCGGGATACGACCTGAGATCGGAGGAGTCCGTGGAGGCCGTCATGGAGGAGTTCGACCGCCTCATAGGCCTGGATAGGATAAGGCTGATACACGCCAACGACTCCAAGGGGGGCCTAGGCTCGAAGGTGGACAGGCACGAGCATATAGGCCTGGGAAGGATAGGGAGGGAGGGATTCAAAGCGGTAATATCCTACAATAAATTTAAGTATCTTCCATACATATTGGAGACCCCGATAGATTCCAGGAGGAACGACAGGGAGAACCTGGAGGAGTTCAGGGGGATAGCCGCCGCAGCGGGGGCCGACCTGAACCCGGGATGGGTAGGGCTGCGGCGGAGGCCGTACCAGGCCTAAAACGGGCAAAGAGGAGGATCACAGCTTATCATCGGGACGGGATCCATGATGGGTTACCCACCCGAAGGATACGAGGAGAGATACGAGGAGGCTTATCAGCCTCCCTCCCGCAGGAGGAGATGGCCCCGCTGGATAGTCATAGCCATCCTAGCCGTGATACTGGGGGCAGCCTTATCCAGGTCAGCCCTAACCTTCTGGCTGAACATAGAGGAGTTCGGAGGGCTCTACCTGAAGCCCTTCTACCTCTCCCTCTACGGCGGGTTGATACTGGCCGCTGCAGCCCTCTTCAGGGTGGACTTCGCCAGGAGGAGGTCCCTGACCTGGTGGATGATCAGCCTCATAGTCCGGGTCTTCAAGGGAGGACCCTTAATGGACAGGAGGAGCCTGAGCTTCGGCTCCTTCACCCTCTCCCCCCATAAGTTCCTGGCATGGCAGGTGACGAAGGTCCTGTTGGCCGTGCCCTCCTTCAGCAGCCTATCCTTCGGCTTGGCAGCGTCCAACATGGAATTATCCATCAACCCGGGGATCATCGCGACGCTCGCGGGGCTCCCCTTCAAGACGCCCCCCTTCGACCCCTCCTACGCCCATGGGAATGTGATACCCCTGATACCAGGGTTGAC
The sequence above is a segment of the Candidatus Bathyarchaeota archaeon genome. Coding sequences within it:
- a CDS encoding deoxyribonuclease IV, whose translation is MFRVGMHMSIAGSIDLAVDRALSLGCTTLQIFTRNPRGWRYNPLPEGDILRFREKLSRADLKPVVAHMPYLPNLASPRDEVYLRSVESLKAELERCHALNIPFLVTHLGSHLGSGREKGLERFVAAVDGCLEGERGGVTLLLENTAGTRNSIGAYFQDLQYILERSAVGDRLAVCLDTCHAFAAGYDLRSEESVEAVMEEFDRLIGLDRIRLIHANDSKGGLGSKVDRHEHIGLGRIGREGFKAVISYNKFKYLPYILETPIDSRRNDRENLEEFRGIAAAAGADLNPGWVGLRRRPYQA